The DNA sequence CTTACTGAGTGTCGCCATGTTTTGTTATTCTTGCCAtttttcctttctgtttctgttctaTGTAATAGGCTAAACGTTGTATTTATTTCGGTCAAGTCTTGCAATGTTTGTTAGTCTGTTTGTATATGTAATGTTTTTATAGGAAAATTAGATTTAAtgtgaaaaaagttttttttgaaaaagatatactttattaatcctaaaggggaaattcattttttcccccatgcaACCAGTGGCCCTCAAATTCCCAAACtaggtccctatggactgagctggTTTTAAAATCACTCCACTGGCTCCCAGTCCATCTTAGATTGGATTTCAAAATTCTAATGAAAACGTTTAAGGCTTGTGGGGGGTTAGTTTCAGAATATAGCTGACCTCCTATGAGCTGAATGCAACTTGAGACCCTCTGGTAGGTCATTCCTGGCCAGTCCTCGGTCAAACCTTAAAACTAGAGGTCAGCATGCCTTTCCTGTTTGAGCCTTTCAATTGTGGAATGACCTGCCAGAGGAGATCAGGAAAGCTAACACACCATCTTTTATGTCACTTTTAAAAACTCACTAATTCAgactttttattaatttattgacTGTACCGTTGCTTTATTATCTTTTGTTATGTTTATCTTATTTCTTAATGTCTTTTTAATTAATGTGATAACATTGGTTAAGTAATGTAACCATGGCGTAATCCCAgattaaataaatgtacagtaaCTGTAGCCACAACTGTCACTATTTCAGTgcattttcagttcatgaaattTAAGTAtaacaaaaatccaagatggcgacagatGACAAGGCTTcagaacaggagtccacaaaccaatgggtgacatcacagtggctacatccatctttttatatatttatttatgactTTAACGTGCAAACTCATTCACATACTTACGTAGGTTCTCTAATACTGTTTTCATCAGCCCGTTTCTCTCTTTGAGTCTGGCAAACATGAGCTCAGACCGAGCTGTTTTCATAGCATATTCCTCCGCCTTGGTAATGAGGGTCATGGAGCTGCGGCGTCGGCAGGGGACCAGGAACACACCGTTCCTGTCTGGAGCCAGAGTTTCACCGCTTCCATTTAATGAgttgttgtcattgtttggCGTCCAGGGTCGCATCTGCATCCTCAGCAGCCGAGGCAGGATGTTTAGTAGGATCTAAAGAGGACACAGGGTCAGAGGGTAATCCAGAGGCAAACAGACCCTTGTTAACATCACAGCAGGTTCAATGAGTAGCTTCTAAATGGAAATGACATTTAGAAAAGGGTTGGGTCTGGACAAAGTCTTACCTTTCGGACCCTGTCTGTCATTATGTGAGTGTTTGGGGTTCTCAGGGAAATGTTGAGGACTATCACACAGTTCATCACCACCATGGTGGTCACTGACATCACAAACATCAAATACCTGCAGTCAGAGGTTCATAAATCACATCACTTTTCTCTATAAAGATCAGCTGTAGTTTAAGACAAACTCTGAACTGACATCTTGGAGTGATCAGAAAAACTTACTTTCCAATAAGAGGCACTGCCTTCGAAGTTTCTGGAACCTTCTTAGCGATaaggaagaggaagacagtCTGGCCCAGAAGAGTGGCAATAGACATGGTGCACTTCTGACCACCAGCTGTGAAACTCAAACCAATATTCAGTCAGAGAGGcgaggtttgtgtgtgtaaaaacagggctcagaaaaaaaaccttcagaTTTGGAAATCCCATATTTTGTTTTCTAGAATCAACGAATCCATCTtatgttctgttgttttttcaaaGCTTAATTGAATTGGATCACTCTGATCTAAATACAGATTTTTCAAGATTACTAAATCCCACAACTGGTGCTCTAGATGGGGCTACATAGCACAGTGTAGACTACTGGCTCTGTAAAGAACAACAGGTAGAAGTGACAGCAAGGGGTCACTTTTggtgcagcatctgcagtgatgcgggtgctACACCAGACTGTCGTGGtggagagagagctgagccagaaggcgaggCTTTTGATTTACAGGTCCATTtacgtcccagccctcacctatggtcatgagctctgggtagtgactgaaagaatgagatcgcggatacaagcggccaaaatgagtttccaccgtggggtggctgggctcagccttagagatagggtaaggagctcggacatccggagagAGCTCAgcgtagagccgctgctccttcacgttgaaaggggtcagttgaggtggttcgggcatctgatcaggatgcctcctgggtgcctcctgttagaggtgttacaggcatgtcccactgataggaggccctggggcagacccaggacacgctggaggattacatatctcatctgtcCTGGGAATGTCTTGGGGTTTCTCAGAAGGAGATTGAAAGTGTTGCTGGGTAGAGGggcgtctggggtgctttgcttggcctgctgccctcaCAACCCAGCCCCAGATAAGGATTACTTGATAATCTGGGGGACAAGTTATGGGGACAAATTcctttattttcatgtatttatctattcattttaatttactgtACTGAAAGGCTTAATAGGTAGCCTAACACCTACTCTATCTACTTTATCACTGTCATGGTTAAACAAATTAAGTTTCAATAACTGTACATGTATCCGACTCATTTAAAAgtctttttgcattttgttcCTGAAATCCAGCCTTCTGCTGGGATCAGGACAAGccgggtatttttttttaaaacaaaggtaTCCTTATCCTAAAAGCTGCATACAGAAGGTTTGATCTAGATCATTTCTGATTTCCTGAACAACTGGACCCAGATGTTAAAACCTTGTTGTAAGGTCATAGAGCCAGACCTCTGTCTTGTCAACCTAATGAAGGTCTGGAGGAAATAGTGAAGGTCTTGGGAATCCTGAGGCCTCTCCTAATAACAACACCTCAACAATTTCCTTTATTGATCATCTATTGTGCTTAAATTGCCCCAGACTTGGATGATGTTGGAGTGACAGAGGTCTGACTACCTACAAATAAGATTTCAGATccacaaaatgatgaaaaagacCTTTGGCAGGTAAGTAGTAGACCAGTAGGCCGAGGGAGGAGAAGAGCACACAGGGAgcgatgatgttgatgatgtaGAAGAGAGGCTTTCTCTGGATGATGAGGAAGAAGACCAACTCCTGGTACTCCAGCTCATCCTTAGTGTACTGAGTGTTGATCACCTTCTTTGCCGGCCTGTGTTTGATGACCCACTCTCCATTTTCTAACAACGACAAAATGAGATATATGttacactgtatgtgtgtttattttgaacagtTATTAAAAATCTATCATTCAAATGTTGCTATACCTACCTGTAAAAGCCTCCGGGTCAATATCCACCCACTCCAGTGTGTggttttcctcctctttgagAACCAGCTTGATCTCATTGGCACTGTAAGTCTGAGAGCTGAATGCAGGGAGAAGACATATGACCTGttaccacaacaaacacagCCATCTATTCACTTTTATAAGACAGCATGGTGAAAGGGGGCCGTGAATGAAGGAAGCATTGTCCCTGGTTTGGATGCTGTGGATTCTAtttaaacacagagaaacctGACATGTGAAGATCTGAGCTGAAAGTTGAGAGTCCAAATTTGTGCAATTTTATACTTCCCCACCAGCTTAGAAAATGAACTGGTCAgcaacaaatatatataaattttaTTCCCCCTagtttcatttattaatttaacttaagaagtaattttattttgaattactTGTGCAAATGTTTTTTCCGCATGTTCACCGATGAAAACCTTGTTACAACTTTTACATCATCTAAATAGTCAGGTTTGATTGTCTTCTTGGCGCTCCGCCAGGGCCAGTAGATGggacaaaaagtgtccacaaatgaggacgagtaaacccaaaatgatatatgaggacacaggatATCAGGTGGATATTGCTTTTTAGTTTCATCATTCTATTTTCTCTTTCTCGTAATCTCTTCTTtaggtttttattatttaattgagttctttatgtgttttttttttacccctcaGCCTGTTTCTGCACTGCTGTAACAGGTGAACTTCCCTTTGGGGATCAATAGTCTTATCTTACACCTATATTACTGCAGATTTTGAAGATCTTAAAGGAACAATTAACCCCCTagatgaccatttgtatatcagttactcaccctgtgttacactgaattcatgaagaaaaccttTTTTCTCGCATGCCCTCATGGAGaacgaaaaatccaaaaacagagaaaagtaagaatgtaaaaattaaagttaaagGGATCTGGGTCCTATAACAGCAACACTATAACAACatgtgtttacaaactctcacacaccttgtgcagaataatccaagtctcatttctCAAGTCGTATGCTCAACTGAGCTTGAAACAGActgcattgacaaaaacagtaattttaacctgctgaacacaggagctgctggtctgccacTGCTGCGatcagtttgtttatttgtgtaagGTGTGACTGTGGTATTTGAAAGGGTTAGCTCgtattcaccaaagtcacacaataacctGGGCTAGGAGGGATACAagcaaaacaaagttttcttcaagaaTTTAATGTGACACAGGCTAAGTAATTgacatacaaatgatcatttggggggtgaaatattcctttaagttgACTGACAAAACTAATTTGACAGATACTTTAAAAGATAAATGGTGAACGAACTTGAGGTGCTTTATATTCTTAGTCACTGTATTCAGTAATTTATACATAATAAAACCCTTTGCATGTACTGCTCACTAGCCAATCATTAAATCCTGACAGACCTCATCTCTACTCACCGGAATACCATGGTGCAGTTCTGCCAGTCAAAGGGAAAGTAGTTGACAGTGATGGCACAGGCACTGCGGTAGATGGCAGGAGGCAGCCAGTACACACAGCCGTTAGGAGACACCAGTGCGTTGCAGTAAAGTGCCACTTCGAATTGTCCATCCACACTGTGTACAGGTTGCAGCGagggaaacacagacacactgtttCTACATTGTATACATTGCACTTATTGTATGTATACAAAACATTATATCTGCATTTGGTAAAAACAGTTTGCCTAAATGAATGTCTGATGGAGACTGAACACGGgaagtgacaaagaaaatgaaCTTCAGGTTAGTGTATTATTTACAGTGTGTCTGAAGTGGCACACTGGCTGAGACAAAATATTGTATTATAAAGTGAAGTTTGTTGGACGCACTTGTTCTCCAGTATGACGTCTGGCAGCCAGATGCTCTTGGAGGGGACCCGCAGCTCAGAGGTGATGTTGCCATACAGGGCTGACCTGGGCGGTTGGTCCCATCTGAGCCTGTAGTCACACCATTGCTACAGCACATACAGAAATAATGTGGGTTTCACATCACTGCCAGACAGCTTAAAAAGTCCAGCAGGAAAGGTGTGTGTAAGGTTACCATTTCTATCCAGACGCTTGTTGTCAGGGCCTCCTCTTTTTCATTCTGAGGAGAGAAAGTTTCTATAAGGCCTGAGCATCCACTGACACTAATCAAAAACACCGGAGAGAACTGCACTCACCAGAGAGATGAGGTTGGTGAGCGTCATCTTGATGCCAACCTCAGTGATGTCACCACTCTTCTCCGTGGGCCGGACGTTCTTGTTGTAGCCTTTCATCAAATCCTTGAACAGTTCCCCCTCAAGGTTGAGTGCTGACACTGCAGGAAAATATGAGAGACTAAACGTGACAGCAAAGAGACTGATTTAAAGGGGCGCTCCATCAATTTTACATAAGTTTAGTTTGTCTGGAATGAGAAATTATTTTTCAACCTTTCTCGATACCACTgcggtgaaacaggctgcagtgtaactaTTCGGGGCATGATCACACTGTTAATTTACATCCATTTAATgtccttgtttttgtcactgacggGCTCCAACTTTTATTCCTTGTGTCCAACAACTTATGGAGAAGATCCCAACAGAGAcaaacctttttgttaaagagtaagatcctttttgtttaactagaaacagccccCAAATCGCCATCAACAgactcaccagactccatttaaataatcagtaattttattattgtaaaacaaactttattaaaagtcaacagaaacaaacaaatggaaaaaaaaatcacaaaaaaactgtCTTGATTTGTCTTTTCACAGTTCCAACAATCACTAACTCTGgttgggttaaaataaacccttaaatcaccaagttagatgtgaaaatatgctgactctGTACATGttaaaattactatttatttaaatggggtTTGGTTTGGCGATAGCGATTTTGttctggtcaaacaaaaaggatcttactctttcaTAAAAAGGTCTGTCGCTGAAAGGGATCCTTCCCATGAATTGTCAGACAGTTAAAATATTAGTACGAGtcagtcagtggcaaaaacaaacacttttagtggatggaAATTGATGATGCAAATATGCCCCAAGTGTTTATATTGCAGACTGTTTCGCCGCAGCAGTCTCgttcaatactggaccagtttgaaaaactgttgttcccagtAGTCACTTAGatacaaaaacataataaaagaGGGTCCAAGCTGAAATATaccaaacttaccctttaacaTATGACCTACATTACAAACTGGACATACAGCTTGAATGATGTGGACACTAAGGAGGTGTTCTGATTAAAGACACtattgagttgcattatgggaaatgtaagATCCATTGTTTTTCGGTACTTGATGCATAACTTCGGAAAGTCAGGATGTCTGAGCCTCTGCTGCTTCTGTTCTGaccattattttttaaactgcCCTGAATCCCCCAACAatactgtatgcatgtatgtaagTGCAGTATAAAATTACTGGAGTACCCTGTCAAGATGAAATTTCTCTTATATCAAAGCCATGAGTAGGTGACCTTTTTAAACTATGATACCAGTTGAATTTACAGTAGAAACTTTGTTGGAGCACAAACACATcaggacaaaaataaataatttaatttggtaaaatatcatttaaaaaagacaagctTACTCTAAAGAGAGCAGACTAACTAAAGCAACTGAATAGCTGCGCAATTGGCTTTAAAGTAGGTTCGGCAAACTCACCAATGCCTTGCCTTTTaacttcagaattgattttaagattttttttaaataacttttaaTGCTCAACATGACTTAGCCCCCAGTTACAGAGCTGAACTTCTCACTACCTGTGCTCCAAGTCGTGACCTGTGATCCTCCAGCCTAACCTCACTGGTCATCCCTTGATAAGGCTGGAAATTAAAGGGGACTGCGCTTTTTGTGACCAGGCTTTTGCTACCGATGCTCCGAGGCTCTGGAATACTCATGTCTGAGGAGATTAGGCTGGATAacacattacctgtttttaaatcattgtttaaaacatatttttataggaAAGCTTTCCCTTTTAATGCCTCATTTGTATTTccttttgttctatttttgccTCTGCACACACAATTGTTCTCAGCtcttgacatttttaaaaaatattatatcaTGTTGTCTTATTTTCATGCACCTTGTGACgcactttgtaaccttgtttagataagtgctatacaaaaaaaatattattagtaTATTACATATTATCATACAACAGCAAACAGCTGATGGTCCCTCCAGTAAACGGAGTGTGAAATTGGAATCAGCATGAAGTCACTTTTGTCGGAGTTACCAGGCCAACGATAAAATAGTAGAGCACACTGAACACAGACAATATGGCTATGATCCAGCTCTACAAATTATGTCTGATTTTCCATCTTTATAAAGGCAGCATGTCCTGCCAGATAATGCACTACGATTTAGTAACAATATATATTTACAACAAAAATGGATTCTCGTTGTTTACCAGCCACTGGGCATCATGTTAGGTGAACGGTGCTGTTGGCTGACTGCAACCTTTGTAAGGACAACTGTCTGGGAGATGAGTACCACTGTTTCCTTTGATTGTGAAGCATAatgattttatatatttaaataattaaattgaattaataattaattgaaTTATTACAGTTGAATGTAAATTAGGTGCCGTCTTGATGAATGTACCTTTGTCTaagttgttttcacatttaatttAACACATATCTGACAATAAGACATCACAAATTCACACCACACCATGCAGATCCCTAGAAActaacaaacatggcagcaggtTGATTTGCCTACCTGTGGCAGAAATCATAAACACCCTCATGAGGAGTGACAGCGAGAGCGGAGCTCCAGAATCCATcggtgtgtgtgcttgtgctgtCCGAGACAAAGCAATGCTCACTAATCTGATACACAAGGACACTACTTGATGGAGTTGCTGGCACTGAAACTATGTGtgtatgaaagtgtgtgtgtgtgtgtgtgtttcccagcAGAAGTCAGGGCATGGGCTGAGGGTAGGGTTGAGGTTTACAGGAACGGTGGGGGGTTGGTGGGGGAGTTGACAATTGTTAGAGTTAAATCCAAGAGTTTATTTCTGCATAGccagctgtctctctctctctctcacacacacacac is a window from the Epinephelus fuscoguttatus linkage group LG15, E.fuscoguttatus.final_Chr_v1 genome containing:
- the chrng gene encoding acetylcholine receptor subunit gamma produces the protein MDSGAPLSLSLLMRVFMISATVSALNLEGELFKDLMKGYNKNVRPTEKSGDITEVGIKMTLTNLISLNEKEEALTTSVWIEMQWCDYRLRWDQPPRSALYGNITSELRVPSKSIWLPDVILENNVDGQFEVALYCNALVSPNGCVYWLPPAIYRSACAITVNYFPFDWQNCTMVFRSQTYSANEIKLVLKEEENHTLEWVDIDPEAFTENGEWVIKHRPAKKVINTQYTKDELEYQELVFFLIIQRKPLFYIINIIAPCVLFSSLGLLVYYLPAKAGGQKCTMSIATLLGQTVFLFLIAKKVPETSKAVPLIGKYLMFVMSVTTMVVMNCVIVLNISLRTPNTHIMTDRVRKILLNILPRLLRMQMRPWTPNNDNNSLNGSGETLAPDRNGVFLVPCRRRSSMTLITKAEEYAMKTARSELMFARLKERNGLMKTVLENLHEGLEDGTAENLSVSLAKASPLLRQCVASCKHIAETARQQNNFQNENEEWFLVARVIDRVCFIVMVSVFFIGTIGIFLMGHFNQPPSSPFLGDPKRYLPPVDNLTDQTESGIGANFLG